Proteins from a genomic interval of Dermacentor variabilis isolate Ectoservices chromosome 8, ASM5094787v1, whole genome shotgun sequence:
- the LOC142590842 gene encoding uncharacterized protein LOC142590842 yields MPAHCVAYGCTNYFYGKEPVKFFRFPSAKLYPEKRDAWIAAVKRKNEDGSLWQPNEHSRICSAHFITGRPSTFKNHPDYVPNMFCYTKTPGQAGADRHSRWLKNQGECKVSIPSRCSRFTWVNLLQRELKKLTTLPSREALQPYLPKPFRDFADTRLVLDATEARIQRPSSLSAQRQTFSAYKHFNTYKVLVGCTSDGYIAFVSLLWGGSVSDTTILESSGLLDELVEGDAVMVDKGFNFPYIPPGVTVYRPPFRQRHQKQMPPAAVHETRRIACARVHVERAIARVKSFRVLDQPFPISMIDIADHVFQVCCFLSNFRNPLIKDEVAV; encoded by the exons ATGCCAGCGCACTGCGTCGCGTATGGCTGTACTAATTACTTTTACGGCAAAGAGCCGGTAAAGTTTTTTAGATTTCCGTCAGCGAAACTGTATCCCGAGAAGCGAGATGCTTGGATTGCTGCGGTAAAAAGGAAGAATGAAGACGGTTCGTTGTGGCAACCGAACGAACATTCACGCATTTGCAGCGCGCATTTTATTACAG GGCGGCCGTCAACTTTTAAGAATCATCCCGACTACGTGCCAAATATGTTCTGCTACACGAAAACTCCGGGCCAGGCTGGTGCGGATCGGCACAGCCGTTGGCTGAAAAACCAAGGTGAATGCAAGGTTTCA ATACCAAGCCGTTGCAGCAGATTCACATGGGTGAATCTGCTGCAACGAGAGCTAAAAAAACTGACTACGCTACCTTCTCGGGAAGCCTTGCAACCATACCTGCCGAAGCCATTTCGTGACTTTGCGGACACAAGATTGGTTCTTGATGCAACTGAAGCAAGAATTCAGCGACCATCGTCGCTAAGTGCCCAAAGGCAAACATTTTCAGCATACAAACATTTCAACACATACAAGGTGCTTGTGGGGTGCACTTCTGATGGATACATAGCGTTTGTTTCCCTCCTTTGGGGTGGGTCAGTGTCAGACACGACGATCCTGGAAAGCAGTGGATTGCTCGACGAGTTAGTAGAAGGAGATGCAGTCATGGTGGACAAAGGTTTCAACTTCCCCTACATACCACCTGGAGTGACTGTGTACCGACCACCATTCCGTCAGCGTCACCAAAAACAGATGCCACCAGCTGCAGTCCATGAAACGCGGCGTATTGCCTGTGCAAGAGTCCATGTTGAACGGGCTATTGCACGCGTGAAAAGTTTTCGTGTACTTGACCAGCCATTCCCAATTTCCATGATTGATATTGCTGACCACGTGTTTCAAGTGTGCTGCTTCCTCAGCAATTTTAGGAATCCACTCATAAAAGATGAAGTGGCTGTATAA